The Metallosphaera hakonensis JCM 8857 = DSM 7519 genome includes the window AAGAATCCAGATGCACTCTTCGACAAGCTAGAGTCTCAGGGTGCTAAAATAATATGGACCGCGGAGGAAAGAATAGCCATGGATCCTACTTTTTATAATAACTTCATTGCTAAACTCGCCCAGATCCACACGCCTGATGAGACGGAGGCTCAAAAACATCTTTCTAGACAGGAACATGAATTATTCCAGAGATTAAGAAAAACTGGCAGTATATATTTTGATAACCAAGATAAATATTGGAAACTTACTTCGTAAATCTTGGCGTTGTAACTCCTCTCTGACCTTGATATTTACCGCTATATGGTTTCTCTACAGGAGTTAAGGTCTTAGCAAAGATTAAATGCAGAAACCTTGTCCCTCTTTTTATCTTTATAGGGAATCCAGACCCCATAACCTCAATTGTAAGCTGACCTTCGAACCCAGCATCGACTATTGTGGGAGGGACTAATAGCCCCAACCTAGCGAAGCTTGATCTCATATTAACAAATGCCATAATGTCTTGGGGAAGTCTAAGATACTCCTCAGTTACCAATAGGACATGCTCGTTTGGTCCAATGACGAATTCATTTCCCCTCTCTTTAATGAAGAACTCGTCTGGATTAAGACCTTCCTCGAAGGTAATACTTGTATTTTTAAATCGTGCTATCTCTTCGCCCACTCTCATATCTATTCCATTTTCCCTGACGCTATCCTCAGTCAATGGGTCGATTAGTATCCATTTCTTTTCAAGATAATATCTGAGGTCTCTATCACCTAGGATCATTCTCCATAAATTATTCTCACGGATCCTCTCATAAACAGATTGGTACAGTATTATTATACCTTCTCTAACTCTAGAGGATAAGAGACCATTTCATTAAATTCTCAGGTAGTTAGCTTCATTTCTTCTAAAATGGTTCAAAACCATGATTGACCTTACATGTACTACCACTTATGTTTGCTCAGAGTAACTCTGATACTTCATCAATCAGTTTAACGTGATCATCACCAGTTGTATTTTAAATCAATTAATCTGTTATTGAATTATGAAGTTTAAGCTTATCGCAGAGTACTTTGACAAACTTGAAAAAATTTCCTCTAGAATACAATTAACATCACTTTTGTCTGAACTCTTCAAGGATACAGATAAGGAGGTCCTGGATAAGGTAGTTTATCTGATTCAGGGAAGGCTTTGGCCGGACTTCAAAGGTTTACCGGAAATTGGAATGGGAGAGAAATTTCTGGTCAAGGCAATCGCTATGGCCTTTGGTCAAAAGGAAGACGAGATAGATAAATTATATAAAAATATTGGTGATCTAGGGGAAGTTGTATTCACTATCAAGAATAAATCTAAGGCTGTCAACATCTTATCATTTATAGGGAATCCCAACGAAAGTGGAGAACTAGAAGTAAATGAAGTTTATAACGAACTGGTTAAAATTGCAACAAGTACTGGCGAAGGAAGCAGAGACGTAAAAATTCGTACCTTTACTGGCCTCATAAAGAAAGCCACTCCACTGGAAGCTAAATACCTTGTCAGGTTTGTGGAAGGTCGACTTAGGCTTGGAATAGGAGATGCGACTGTGCTTGATGCTCTTGCAATTACCTTTGGAGGTTCAACTGATTATAGACCTATAATTGAAAGAGCCTATAATCTCAGAGCTGACCTGGGAGATATAGCGAAAATAATTTCCACTGAAGGGCCAGAGAAACTGAAGAATATCTCTCCTACTCCAGGCATTCCCATAAGACCAATGTTAGCTGAGAGACTCTCTGATCCCAATGAGATCATGGAGAAAATGAAAGGAAAAGCACTGGTTGATTATAAATACGATGGAGAAAGGGCCCAGATTCACAGAAAAGGAGACCAAGTGTATATCTTTTCGAGAAGAATGGAAAATATCACAGATCAGTATATAGATATAATAGATTATGTTAAGCAAAATATTGTCGGTGATAACTTTATTATTGAAGGTGAAATTGTTCCTGTAGATCCACAAAGCAGCGAAATGAGGCCTTTCCAGGAGCTTATGCATAGAAGGCGTAAAAACGATATAAATGAGGCAATAAAGGAATATCCAGTTAACCTATTCCTGTTTGATTTAATGCTATTTAATGACGAGGACTATACAATTAGACCTCTTCTAGAAAGGAGGGAAATCCTGGAGAAATCTCTTAAGGAAAACGACAAGGTACATATGGCGTCATATATTATAGCCGACAATGTTGATAAGTTGAGGGAGTATTTTTACCAAGCCATCTCTGACGGTGCGGAGGGCGTTATGGTAAAATCCATTGGTCCTGATTCTATTTACCAGGCAGGATCTAGAGGTTGGCTTTGGATCAAATTGAAGAAGGACTACCAGAGCGAAATGGCTGACACTGTTGATCTGGTCGTGGTTGGGGCTTTTTACGGTAAAGGTAAAAGAGGAGGTAAATTTAGCTCGTTGCTGATGGCTGCATATAATCCAGAGAGAGACATATTCGAAACTGTTTGCAAAGTAGCATCAGGTTTCAGCGATCAGGAACTTGACGACCTTCAGAAAAAAATAGAAAGTATTAAAAGAGAAGAAAGACATCCTAGGGTTTCATCGGAGATGGTACCTGATGTATGGGTGACGCCATCTCTAGTGGCAGAAATAATAGGTGCAGAAATTACAATATCCCCCTTACACACCTGTTGCAAAGGAGATAGAGGAGGTCTATCCATAAGGTTCCCTAGGTTTATAAGGTGGAGAGACGACAAAGGTCCAGAGGACGCCACAACTAACCAAGAAATAATGGAAATGTACTCTAAGCAATTAAAGAGAGTTGAGGAAAAACCAGTAGATGAAAATATCTAAAGCTAAAGATTATTGGATATAGATGAAGGTAGGCATAGAGCCAAACGGAGCTATCTTAGTTGGAGAATACTTTACAATAGACGGACATTGGAAGAGGAATTACAGAATAGTTACTCATTTTCACTCAGATCACACGCTTCAACTTCAAAAGAGTGTTTTAGAATGCGTGGGAATTATAGCCACGCCTCCAACCATGGAGGTCCTGGAAACTTTGGGATATAAGGTACCGCAAAATAAGAAAATTAACCTTAACTACAGAATTCCTATTCAAGTGCAGGAAGAGGAATTGACGCTCTACCCATCAGATCACGTGTTCGGATCGGCCCAAGTTGAGATATCTATGCCGTCCGGAACAGTAGCCTACACTGGAGATTTCAAGAACCCAGAAAAGAAAACGCCCATATTGCACCCAGATATTCTTGTAATAGAGTCAACCTACGGTAAGCCGGAATTCGTAAGACCGTTTAAGGGCGAAGTAGAACAATTAATGGCTGACTACGTCAACGACGCAGTGACACACATGCCCGTGAGAATATATGGATATCACGGAAAACTACAGGAAGCTATGAGAGTTCTCCGAGAGAGAGGGGTAATAGCTCCATTCATTGTGAACGGCAAAATAAGAGACATTACTAAAATCGCCATCTCTTACGGCCTCGAAATACAAGACGTTTTTACAACTGAAGAGGCAAGGGATCAAGGTATACTTAAGGATGGGTGGTATATAGAGTTCATGCACTTCAACCAATTTAAAAACAGAAGTCCAGATCATACGAACTTTATACTATCTGGTTGGGAATTCAATGAAGCCCTAAAAAGGATAGACAAGTACTCCTTTAGTATTGCTTTCAGCGATCACGCCGACTTTGAGGACCTCATTTATTATGTAGATTCTTCGAAGGCCAAGAAAATAATAGCTGAAGGTGGCAGAAGAGGACATTCCAGGGAACTGGCGACTTACATTAGAAAAAGATTGGGTAGAGATGCCATAAGCTTACCCAGTTAAAGTGACTTAGCACTTAAAGGCCAAGTTCTTTGAAAATCATGATAAAAACTGAAGTAAAATACAGATCACTTTATTATAATAAGGATATCTCCCTTCTTAACTCCCTGGCCTCCCTTTACTAAGACTTTCTCTACCAATCCGCTAATGGGAGCTGATATTATGGTTTCAGACTTCATTGCCTCTATGGACAGAAGAGGCTGACCCTTATTTACAGCATCCCCTTCTTTTACCCTTACTTGCACTACCCTTCCCTGTAACGGGGACATTACTTCACCTTCTTTCCCCTTTATCATTTCATCAAGTGATTGACCTTCCTGAGTCGGCAACTCCGCAATCCTCTCTGCCCTAAATATCCTCGCATTATCTAGTATGATCCACCCGTTCTCTACTACCACAGAGTGTTCTTCACCGTTAATTCTAAGGAGTAATTCGCCCTCCCGCCGTCCTTGACCGACATATTCGATCTCGAACTCATTATTCTCCGTCTTTAGTTT containing:
- the dcd gene encoding dCTP deaminase, with product MILGDRDLRYYLEKKWILIDPLTEDSVRENGIDMRVGEEIARFKNTSITFEEGLNPDEFFIKERGNEFVIGPNEHVLLVTEEYLRLPQDIMAFVNMRSSFARLGLLVPPTIVDAGFEGQLTIEVMGSGFPIKIKRGTRFLHLIFAKTLTPVEKPYSGKYQGQRGVTTPRFTK
- a CDS encoding ATP-dependent DNA ligase; amino-acid sequence: MKFKLIAEYFDKLEKISSRIQLTSLLSELFKDTDKEVLDKVVYLIQGRLWPDFKGLPEIGMGEKFLVKAIAMAFGQKEDEIDKLYKNIGDLGEVVFTIKNKSKAVNILSFIGNPNESGELEVNEVYNELVKIATSTGEGSRDVKIRTFTGLIKKATPLEAKYLVRFVEGRLRLGIGDATVLDALAITFGGSTDYRPIIERAYNLRADLGDIAKIISTEGPEKLKNISPTPGIPIRPMLAERLSDPNEIMEKMKGKALVDYKYDGERAQIHRKGDQVYIFSRRMENITDQYIDIIDYVKQNIVGDNFIIEGEIVPVDPQSSEMRPFQELMHRRRKNDINEAIKEYPVNLFLFDLMLFNDEDYTIRPLLERREILEKSLKENDKVHMASYIIADNVDKLREYFYQAISDGAEGVMVKSIGPDSIYQAGSRGWLWIKLKKDYQSEMADTVDLVVVGAFYGKGKRGGKFSSLLMAAYNPERDIFETVCKVASGFSDQELDDLQKKIESIKREERHPRVSSEMVPDVWVTPSLVAEIIGAEITISPLHTCCKGDRGGLSIRFPRFIRWRDDKGPEDATTNQEIMEMYSKQLKRVEEKPVDENI
- a CDS encoding MBL fold metallo-hydrolase, which encodes MKVGIEPNGAILVGEYFTIDGHWKRNYRIVTHFHSDHTLQLQKSVLECVGIIATPPTMEVLETLGYKVPQNKKINLNYRIPIQVQEEELTLYPSDHVFGSAQVEISMPSGTVAYTGDFKNPEKKTPILHPDILVIESTYGKPEFVRPFKGEVEQLMADYVNDAVTHMPVRIYGYHGKLQEAMRVLRERGVIAPFIVNGKIRDITKIAISYGLEIQDVFTTEEARDQGILKDGWYIEFMHFNQFKNRSPDHTNFILSGWEFNEALKRIDKYSFSIAFSDHADFEDLIYYVDSSKAKKIIAEGGRRGHSRELATYIRKRLGRDAISLPS
- a CDS encoding biotin/lipoyl-binding protein, producing MKLYRVQSESGDTFIVAQDQKQNKDKLKTENNEFEIEYVGQGRREGELLLRINGEEHSVVVENGWIILDNARIFRAERIAELPTQEGQSLDEMIKGKEGEVMSPLQGRVVQVRVKEGDAVNKGQPLLSIEAMKSETIISAPISGLVEKVLVKGGQGVKKGDILIIIK